One Camelina sativa cultivar DH55 chromosome 3, Cs, whole genome shotgun sequence genomic window carries:
- the LOC104765596 gene encoding leucine-rich repeat receptor-like serine/threonine-protein kinase At2g14510 isoform X1 encodes MEICNKRLLLDYATFSIIIHLVKSQNQQGFISLDCGLPSNESPYNEKFTNLTYISDANFIRGGKTGHIQNNSDIEFISKPNRVLRYFPDGIRNCYSLSTKQDTNYLIRTVFVYGNYDGLNNPPRFDLYLGPNIWTSLDLGKSGLGATEEIIHITRSNSLDLCVVKTGTSTPLISSIELRPLPYDTYSAQTGSLKTIAHLYFTTSEKIISDTGSYPKDVYDRIWLPYLQPEWTQINTTLNVTDSSHGYAPPRDVISTAAIPTNASEPLTIIWDLETSDDEMYGYLYFAEIQQVQANETREFKIVANGKVDFDSYSPMKFEAQTLFNTVPLKCEGGVCRVQLSKTPKSTLPPLINALEIFSIIHFPQSETSTDDVIAIKNIQTTYKLSRISWQGDPCVPKKFSWVGLSCNVIDISTPPRIIALDLSSSGLTGVIPASIQNLSQLRELDLSNNNLTGEVPEFLAKMKSLLVINLRGNNLSGSVPQALLDREKDGLKLSVDANVNQRGSSEPRSRSPVVPIVVSLLFVAVIIFVVVLIFIYRKRKPSTCKVRRPSLEMKNRRYTYSEVKEMTNNFQVVLGKGGFGVVCHGFLNNEQVAVKVLSQSSTQGYKEFKTEVELLLRVHHVNLVSLIGYSDEGNGLALIYEFMENGNLKEHLSGKRVGSILNWSSRLKIAIESALGIEYLHIGCKPPMVHRDVKSTNILLGQQFEAKLADFGLSRSFLVGSNTHVSTNVAGTLGYLDPEYYQKNWLTEKSDVYSFGIVLLEIITGQQVIEQSREKSYIVEWAKSMLATGDIQSIMDPNLHGDYDTGSSWKALELAMACINPSSTQRPNMTRVAHELNECLEIYNLSKRRSQDENSTKSTGHSITFISDTPSAR; translated from the exons ATGGAGATTTGCAACAAACGTCTGTTACTTGATTATGCCACTTTCTCCATTATTATACATCTTGTTAAGTCTCAAAATCAACAAG GATTCATCAGTTTGGATTGTGGATTACCTTCTAACGAATCACCTTATAACGAAAAATTCACCAATTTAACATACATATCTGATGCCAATTTCATCCGCGGAGGAAAAACCGGTCATATCCAAAATAACTCAGACATAGAATTTATCTCGAAGCCAAACAGGGTTTTAAGATACTTCCCGGATGGAATAAGAAATTGCTATAGTCTGAGTACCAAGCAAGACACGAACTATCTAATCAGGACCGTGTTTGTATATGGCAACTACGACGGTCTTAATAATCCTCCAAGATTCGACCTATATCTTGGTCCCAATATTTGGACATCTTTAGATCTTGGAAAATCGGGTTTAGGTGCGACTGAGGAGATCATTCACATTACAAGGTCTAACAGTTTAGATTTATGTGTTGTTAAGACAGGGACAAGCACACCACTGATATCGTCCATAGAGTTAAGACCCTTGCCGTATGATACTTATAGTGCTCAAACAGGTTCCTTGAAGACTATAGCTCACCTCTATTTCACCACTTCAGAAAAAATTATAAG TGATACTGGCAGTTATCCGAAAGATGTGTATGATCGTATTTGGCTTCCATATTTACAACCGGAGTGGACTCAAATAAACACAACCCTCAACGTTACGGATTCTTCCCATGGCTATGCACCCCCACGTGATGTTATTTCGACCGCCGCCATACCGACTAATGCCAGTGAGCCATTGACCATTATCTGGGATTTGGAAACCTCTGATGACGAAATGTACGGTTACCTTTACTTCGCCGAAATTCAACAAGTGCAGGCCAATGAAACTAGGGAATTCAAAATTGTAGCAAATGGAAAAGTTGATTTTGATTCTTATAGTCCTATGAAGTTTGAAGCACAGACTTTATTCAACACTGTTCCGCTGAAATGCGAGGGAGGGGTATGTCGTGTGCAGCTATCAAAAACGCCCAAATCTACTCTACCACCCCTAATAAATGCTTTAGAGATTTTTAGCATCATACATTTTCCACAATCAGAGACGAGTACAGATGATG TCATTGCCATAAAGAACATCCAAACTACTTATAAATTGAGTAGAATCAGCTGGCAGGGAGATCCATGTGTTCCTAAGAAATTCTCGTGGGTTGGTTTAAGCTGCAACGTTATTGATATCTCCACACCACCAAGAATCATAGCATT AGATCTGTCTTCAAGTGGATTAACTGGAGTTATACCGGCTAGCATACAGAATCTAAGTCAGCTTCGAGAATT gGATTTATCGAATAACAACTTGACTGGAGAAGTGCCGGAATTTCTAGCCAAGATGAAATCGTTGTTGGTCAT AAACTTAAGAGGAAACAATCTTAGTGGCTCTGTTCCTCAAGCCCTTCTCGATAGAGAAAAGGATGGATTAAAGCTATC TGTTGATGCAAATGTAAATCAACGTGGGTCAAGCGAACCAAGATCTAGATCCCCTGTCGTGCCGATTGTTGTGTCTCTTTTGTTTGTGGCTGTTATCATATTTGTGGTTGTTCTCATATTTATTTACAGAAAAAGAAAGCCATCAACTTGCAAAg TTAGGCGCCCATCACTCGAAATGAAAAATAGAAGATATACATATTCAGAGGTCAAGGAAATGACTAATAACTTTCAAGTTGTTCTCGGTAAAGGAGGctttggtgttgtttgtcaTGGTTTTCTAAACAATGAACAAGTAGCCGTTAAAGTTCTCTCTCAGTCATCAACTCAAGGCTACAAGGAGTTCAAAACAGAG GTCGAACTACTGCTAAGAGTTCACCACGTGAATTTAGTAAGCCTCATCGGATATTCTGATGAAGGAAATGGCTTGGCTCTCATCTACGAGTTCATGGAAAATGGGAACTTAAAGGAACATCTCTCAG gaaaacgtGTGGGTTCTATTTTGAACTGGTCGAGTAGACTCAAGATAGCTATCGAGTCTGCGCTAG GAATTGAGTATTTGCATATTGGATGTAAGCCACCAATGGTTCATAGAGATGTGAAAAGTACCAATATATTGTTAGGTCAACAGTTTGAAGCGAAACTGGCCGACTTCGGACTTTCAAGATCTTTTCTAGTGGGGAGTAACACTCACGTATCAACAAATGTAGCTGGAACTCTTGGATATCTTGATCCTGA ATATTATCAAAAGAATTGGTTAACAGAGAAGAGTGATGTTTATAGCTTTGGGATTGTGTTACTGGAAATTATCACAGGCCAACAGGTGATTGAACAATCCCGTGAAAAGTCTTACATAGTAGAATGGGCCAAGTCTATGCTTGCAACTGGTGATATTCAAAGTATTATGGATCCGAATCTCCATGGAGATTATGACACAGGTTCATCTTGGAAAGCTCTTGAATTAGCAATGGCATGCATTAACCCTTCTTCCACACAAAGACCAAACATGACTCGGGTTGCTCATGAGTTAAATGAGTGTTTGGAAATATATAACCTAAGTAAGAGAAGGAGCCAAGATGAAAATTCAACTAAGTCAACGGGGCATAGCATAACTTTCATCAGTGATACTCCTTCAGCCCGTTAA
- the LOC104765596 gene encoding leucine-rich repeat receptor-like serine/threonine-protein kinase At2g14510 isoform X2, producing MEICNKRLLLDYATFSIIIHLVKSQNQQGFISLDCGLPSNESPYNEKFTNLTYISDANFIRGGKTGHIQNNSDIEFISKPNRVLRYFPDGIRNCYSLSTKQDTNYLIRTVFVYGNYDGLNNPPRFDLYLGPNIWTSLDLGKSGLGATEEIIHITRSNSLDLCVVKTGTSTPLISSIELRPLPYDTYSAQTGSLKTIAHLYFTTSEKIISYPKDVYDRIWLPYLQPEWTQINTTLNVTDSSHGYAPPRDVISTAAIPTNASEPLTIIWDLETSDDEMYGYLYFAEIQQVQANETREFKIVANGKVDFDSYSPMKFEAQTLFNTVPLKCEGGVCRVQLSKTPKSTLPPLINALEIFSIIHFPQSETSTDDVIAIKNIQTTYKLSRISWQGDPCVPKKFSWVGLSCNVIDISTPPRIIALDLSSSGLTGVIPASIQNLSQLRELDLSNNNLTGEVPEFLAKMKSLLVINLRGNNLSGSVPQALLDREKDGLKLSVDANVNQRGSSEPRSRSPVVPIVVSLLFVAVIIFVVVLIFIYRKRKPSTCKVRRPSLEMKNRRYTYSEVKEMTNNFQVVLGKGGFGVVCHGFLNNEQVAVKVLSQSSTQGYKEFKTEVELLLRVHHVNLVSLIGYSDEGNGLALIYEFMENGNLKEHLSGKRVGSILNWSSRLKIAIESALGIEYLHIGCKPPMVHRDVKSTNILLGQQFEAKLADFGLSRSFLVGSNTHVSTNVAGTLGYLDPEYYQKNWLTEKSDVYSFGIVLLEIITGQQVIEQSREKSYIVEWAKSMLATGDIQSIMDPNLHGDYDTGSSWKALELAMACINPSSTQRPNMTRVAHELNECLEIYNLSKRRSQDENSTKSTGHSITFISDTPSAR from the exons ATGGAGATTTGCAACAAACGTCTGTTACTTGATTATGCCACTTTCTCCATTATTATACATCTTGTTAAGTCTCAAAATCAACAAG GATTCATCAGTTTGGATTGTGGATTACCTTCTAACGAATCACCTTATAACGAAAAATTCACCAATTTAACATACATATCTGATGCCAATTTCATCCGCGGAGGAAAAACCGGTCATATCCAAAATAACTCAGACATAGAATTTATCTCGAAGCCAAACAGGGTTTTAAGATACTTCCCGGATGGAATAAGAAATTGCTATAGTCTGAGTACCAAGCAAGACACGAACTATCTAATCAGGACCGTGTTTGTATATGGCAACTACGACGGTCTTAATAATCCTCCAAGATTCGACCTATATCTTGGTCCCAATATTTGGACATCTTTAGATCTTGGAAAATCGGGTTTAGGTGCGACTGAGGAGATCATTCACATTACAAGGTCTAACAGTTTAGATTTATGTGTTGTTAAGACAGGGACAAGCACACCACTGATATCGTCCATAGAGTTAAGACCCTTGCCGTATGATACTTATAGTGCTCAAACAGGTTCCTTGAAGACTATAGCTCACCTCTATTTCACCACTTCAGAAAAAATTATAAG TTATCCGAAAGATGTGTATGATCGTATTTGGCTTCCATATTTACAACCGGAGTGGACTCAAATAAACACAACCCTCAACGTTACGGATTCTTCCCATGGCTATGCACCCCCACGTGATGTTATTTCGACCGCCGCCATACCGACTAATGCCAGTGAGCCATTGACCATTATCTGGGATTTGGAAACCTCTGATGACGAAATGTACGGTTACCTTTACTTCGCCGAAATTCAACAAGTGCAGGCCAATGAAACTAGGGAATTCAAAATTGTAGCAAATGGAAAAGTTGATTTTGATTCTTATAGTCCTATGAAGTTTGAAGCACAGACTTTATTCAACACTGTTCCGCTGAAATGCGAGGGAGGGGTATGTCGTGTGCAGCTATCAAAAACGCCCAAATCTACTCTACCACCCCTAATAAATGCTTTAGAGATTTTTAGCATCATACATTTTCCACAATCAGAGACGAGTACAGATGATG TCATTGCCATAAAGAACATCCAAACTACTTATAAATTGAGTAGAATCAGCTGGCAGGGAGATCCATGTGTTCCTAAGAAATTCTCGTGGGTTGGTTTAAGCTGCAACGTTATTGATATCTCCACACCACCAAGAATCATAGCATT AGATCTGTCTTCAAGTGGATTAACTGGAGTTATACCGGCTAGCATACAGAATCTAAGTCAGCTTCGAGAATT gGATTTATCGAATAACAACTTGACTGGAGAAGTGCCGGAATTTCTAGCCAAGATGAAATCGTTGTTGGTCAT AAACTTAAGAGGAAACAATCTTAGTGGCTCTGTTCCTCAAGCCCTTCTCGATAGAGAAAAGGATGGATTAAAGCTATC TGTTGATGCAAATGTAAATCAACGTGGGTCAAGCGAACCAAGATCTAGATCCCCTGTCGTGCCGATTGTTGTGTCTCTTTTGTTTGTGGCTGTTATCATATTTGTGGTTGTTCTCATATTTATTTACAGAAAAAGAAAGCCATCAACTTGCAAAg TTAGGCGCCCATCACTCGAAATGAAAAATAGAAGATATACATATTCAGAGGTCAAGGAAATGACTAATAACTTTCAAGTTGTTCTCGGTAAAGGAGGctttggtgttgtttgtcaTGGTTTTCTAAACAATGAACAAGTAGCCGTTAAAGTTCTCTCTCAGTCATCAACTCAAGGCTACAAGGAGTTCAAAACAGAG GTCGAACTACTGCTAAGAGTTCACCACGTGAATTTAGTAAGCCTCATCGGATATTCTGATGAAGGAAATGGCTTGGCTCTCATCTACGAGTTCATGGAAAATGGGAACTTAAAGGAACATCTCTCAG gaaaacgtGTGGGTTCTATTTTGAACTGGTCGAGTAGACTCAAGATAGCTATCGAGTCTGCGCTAG GAATTGAGTATTTGCATATTGGATGTAAGCCACCAATGGTTCATAGAGATGTGAAAAGTACCAATATATTGTTAGGTCAACAGTTTGAAGCGAAACTGGCCGACTTCGGACTTTCAAGATCTTTTCTAGTGGGGAGTAACACTCACGTATCAACAAATGTAGCTGGAACTCTTGGATATCTTGATCCTGA ATATTATCAAAAGAATTGGTTAACAGAGAAGAGTGATGTTTATAGCTTTGGGATTGTGTTACTGGAAATTATCACAGGCCAACAGGTGATTGAACAATCCCGTGAAAAGTCTTACATAGTAGAATGGGCCAAGTCTATGCTTGCAACTGGTGATATTCAAAGTATTATGGATCCGAATCTCCATGGAGATTATGACACAGGTTCATCTTGGAAAGCTCTTGAATTAGCAATGGCATGCATTAACCCTTCTTCCACACAAAGACCAAACATGACTCGGGTTGCTCATGAGTTAAATGAGTGTTTGGAAATATATAACCTAAGTAAGAGAAGGAGCCAAGATGAAAATTCAACTAAGTCAACGGGGCATAGCATAACTTTCATCAGTGATACTCCTTCAGCCCGTTAA
- the LOC104778603 gene encoding leucine-rich repeat receptor-like serine/threonine-protein kinase At2g14510: METCMKFLFLAFATFIIIHQVQSQDQQGFISIDCGLPSNGSPYVEPVTNITYISDAGFVHGGKTGTITKVSETDFIAKPYTVLRYFPDGTRNCYSLNVTQDTNYLIRTVFVYGNYDGLNIFPRFDLYLGPNIWKSLDLRRTGFGAVVEEIIYVTRSNMLDICVVKTGTSTPLISAIELRPLPYNTYTAQTGSLKNLVRYYFTTSNKTILHPKDVHDRAWNPYFQPEWTHISTTLNITDSSGGYDLPQDVIATAATPTNASEPLIFTWNLESSDDETYAYIYVADIQQVRANETREIEIVGNGKVIFPPYRPKKFEVGMLTNTVPLKCEGGVCRVQFSETPRSTLPPLMNALEIFTTIEFPQSETNQSDVIAIKTIASTYRLNKLSWQGDPCVPKQFSWIGVGCSIIDISTPPRIITLDLSGSGLSGVIPHGIQNLTQLQELDLSNNNLTGEVPEFLAKMDSLLKINLNGNNLRGPLPQALLNRKKGGLQLHLEGNKDLCVSCHSKFPVVVVVASVSSLVAIIIMVLVPIFILRRRKTSTGKVMRPSLEMKNRRFTYSEVREMTNNFQVVLGKGGFGVVCRGFLNNEQVAVKVISHSSTQGYKEFKTEVELLLRVHHVNLVSLVGYCDEGNDLALIYEFMENGNLREHLSGKRRGSFLNWSSRLKIAIESALGIEYLHIGCKPPMVHRDVKSTNILLGQQFEAKLADFGLSRSFLVGSQTHVSTNVAGTLGYLDPEYYQKNWLTEKSDVYSFGIVLLEIISGQPAIEHSRENSYLSEWATSMLANGDIESIMDPKLHGEYDTASSWKALELAMSCINPSSRERPNMTRVAHELNECLEIYENLGKRRSQDANSSKSMVHNISFISDSPSAR; the protein is encoded by the exons ATGGAGACTTGCATGAAGTTTCTGTTTCTCGCTTTTGCCACTTTCATCATCATACACCAAGTTCAGTCTCAGGATCAACAAG GATTCATCAGTATAGATTGTGGATTACCTTCCAATGGGTCTCCTTATGTCGAACCAGTCACCAATATCACTTACATCTCTGATGCTGGTTTTGTCCACGGAGGAAAGACTGGTACCATCACAAAAGTCTCTGAGACAGACTTTATCGCAAAACCATATACGGTTTTGAGATACTTCCCTGACGGAACGCGAAACTGCTACAGTCTGAATGTCACTCAAGATACAAATTACCTCATCAGGACAGTTTTTGTATATGGGAATTATGATGGTCTTAATATTTTCCCAAGATTCGACCTCTATCTTGGTCCTAACATTTGGAAGTCCCTAGATCTGAGAAGAACAGGTTTTGGTGCTGTCGTTGAGGAGATTATTTACGTCACAAGATCTAACATGTTGGACATATGCGTTGTCAAGACAGGAACAAGTACACCACTTATATCAGCAATTGAACTAAGACCTTTGCCGTACAATACTTATACTGCACAAACAGGTTCCTTGAAGAATTTAGTGCGCTACTACTTCACCACTTCTAACAAAACAATACT TCATCCCAAAGATGTTCATGATCGTGCTTGGAATCCGTACTTCCAGCCAGAATGGACGCATATAAGCACAACCCTCAACATTACCGATTCTTCTGGTGGCTATGACTTGCCACAAGATGTAATTGCGACCGCAGCCACACCAACTAATGCTAGTGAGCCATTGATCTTTACCTGGAATTTGGAAAGCTCTGATGATGAAACTTATGCTTACATATATGTCGCCGATATCCAACAAGTGCGAGCCAATGAAACACGAGAAATCGAAATTGTGGGGAATGGTAAAGTTATTTTCCCACCTTATCGTCCCAAGAAGTTTGAAGTAGGGATGCTAACCAACACTGTACCACTAAAATGTGAGGGAGGGGTATGTCGAGTGCAGTTTTCAGAAACGCCGAGGTCGACTCTTCCACCCTTGATGAATGCCTTGGAGATTTTCACGACCATTGAGTTTCCACAATCAGAAACAAATCAAAGTGACG tcATTGCTATTAAGACTATCGCATCTACGTACAGATTGAATAAACTCAGTTGGCAAGGCGATCCATGTGTTCCTAAACAGTTCTCGTGGATTGGTGTAGGCTGCAGTATTATTGATATTTCCACACCACCAAGAATCATAACATT AGACTTGTCTGGAAGTGGATTAAGTGGAGTTATACCGCATGGCATACAAAATCTAACTCAACTTCAAGAATT AGACTTGTCGAATAACAACTTAACTGGAGAAGTGCCTGAGTTTCTAGCCAAGATGGACTCCTTGTTGaaaat AAACTTAAATGGAAACAATCTTAGAGGTCCTCTTCCCCAAGCCCTTCTTAATAGAAAAAAGGGAGGACTACAACTACA TCTTGAAGGAAATAAAGACTTATGCGTATCATGCCATTCAAAATTTCCGGTGGTGGTTGTCGTCGCATCCGTTTCTTCTCTTGTGGCCATTATCATAATGGTGTTAGTTCCCATCTTCATTTTAAGAAGGAGAAAGACATCAACTGGGAAAG TTATGCGCCCATCACTTGAAATGAAAAATAGAAGATTTACATATTCAGAGGTCAGAGAAATGACGAATAACTTTCAAGTTGTTTTGGGTAAAGGAGGCTTCGGTGTTGTTTGTCGTGGTTTTCTAAACAATGAACAAGTAGCCGTTAAAGTTATCTCACATTCATCTACTCAAGGCTACAAGGAATTCAAAACAGAG GTTGAGCTACTTCTACGAGTTCACCACGTGAATTTAGTAAGCCTTGTCGGATATTGTGACGAAGGAAATGACTTGGCTCTCATCTACGAGTTCATGGAAAATGGGAATTTAAGGGAACATCTCTCAG GAAAACGTCGTGGCTCTTTTTTGAACTGGTCGAGTAGACTTAAGATAGCTATTGAGTCTGCGCTAG GGATTGAATATTTGCATATTGGATGTAAGCCGCCAATGGTTCATAGAGATGTGAAAAGTACCAATATACTGTTAGGTCAACAGTTTGAAGCAAAACTCGCCGACTTTGGACTTTCCAGATCTTTTCTAGTGGGAAGTCAAACTCACGTATCAACAAATGTTGCTGGAACTCTTGGATATCTTGATCCTGA ataCTACCAAAAGAACTGGTTAACAGAGAAGAGTGATGTTTATAGCTTTGGGATTGTGTTACTGGAGATAATCAGTGGCCAACCTGCGATAGAACACTCACGTGAAAATTCTTACTTATCAGAATGGGCGACGTCTATGCTCGCGAATGGTGATATTGAAAGTATTATGGATCCGAAACTCCATGGAGAATATGACACAGCTTCATCATGGAAAGCTCTTGAATTAGCAATGTCATGCATTAACCCTTCTTCTAGAGAGAGACCAAACATGACTAGGGTTGCTCATGAACTAAATGAGTGTTTGGAAATATACGAGAACTTAGGTAAAAGAAGGAGCCAAGATGCAAATTCATCAAAGTCCATGGTACATAACATAAGTTTCATCAGTGATAGTCCTTCAGCTCGTTAA
- the LOC104765640 gene encoding probable LRR receptor-like serine/threonine-protein kinase At1g07560, whose translation MKNLRGLLSVFLIIMPFGIPEFAQAQDQQGFISLDCGLQANESPYTEPMTKLTFRSDADFIKSGKSGKIQNVSGMEYIKPYTVLRYFPDGERNCYTLSVIQGTNYLIVAMFTYGNYDNLNTQPKFDLYLGPNIWTTVDLQRNINGTREEIIHIPRSTSLQVCLVKTGTTTPLISALELRPLRNDTYIPQSGSLKNLFRVYLTDSKDVIRYPVDVHDRLWSPFFMPGWRLLRTSLSINTSDNDYELPEDVVATAATPANVSSPLTISWNLETPNDLVYAYLHVAEIQSLRDNDTREFNISAGQDVSYGPVSPEELLVDTLFNTSPVKCKGGTCHLQLIRTPKSTLPPLLNAIEAFTTVELPQSETNANDVVAIKSIETSYQLSRISWQGDPCVPQQFLWDGLTCEYTNMSTPPRIHSLDLSSSELTGIIVPGIQNLTELQRLDLSNNNLIGGVPEFLAKMKSLLVINLSGNNLSGSVPQALLDKVKKGLKLNIEGNPNLCSSGSCNKKKNSIMLPVVASLASLAAIIAMIALLFVCIKRRPSSGKGPSSSQQSIVTKKRRYTYAEVLAMTNNFERVLGKGGFGMVYHGYINGTEEVAVKLLSPSSAQGYKEFKTEGELLLRVYHTNLVSLVGYCDEKDRLALIYQYMANGDLKQHLSGSSIISWVDRLNIAVDAALGLEYLHIGCKPLIVHRDVKSSNILLDDQLHAKLADFGLSRSFPVGDESHVSTRVAGTFGYLDHEYYQTNRLSEKSDVYAFGVVLLEIITNKPVIDQTRDMPHIAEWAKFMLTRGDLSNIVDPKLQGVYDSGSAWKALELAMTCINSSSRERPNMSHVVHELKDCVVSENKRTRDIDTVRSIDINLSFSTDMNPKAR comes from the exons ATGAAAAATCTCCGTGGACTTCTATCGGTCTTCCTAATTATTATGCCTTTTGGCATTCCTGAATTTGCTCAAGCACAAGATCAACAAG GATTCATCAGTTTGGATTGTGGATTACAAGCCAATGAGTCTCCTTACACGGAACCAATGACAAAGTTAACATTCAGATCAGACGCTGATTTCATCAAAAGCGGAAAAAGTGGTAAGATTCAAAATGTTTCGGGGATGGAATATATAAAGCCATACACAGTTTTAAGATATTTTCCGGATGGAGAAAGGAACTGCTATACTCTTAGCGTCATACAAGGCACAAACTACCTGATCGTAGCCATGTTTACCTACGGAAACTACGATAATCTTAATACACAACCAAAGTTCGACCTTTATCTTGGTCCAAATATATGGACCACGGTCGATTTGCAAAGAAATATAAACGGCACAAGGGAGGAAATCATTCACATACCAAGGTCAACTTCTTTACAAGTTTGCCTTGTTAAGACTGGAACAACTACGCCGCTAATATCAGCTTTAGAGCTACGACCATTGAGAAATGATACTTATATTCCTCAGTCTGGTTCCTTGAAGAACTTGTTCCGCGTTTATTTGACCGATTCCAAAGACGTTATTAG GTACCCAGTAGATGTCCATGATCGTCTTTGGAGTCCATTCTTCATGCCGGGTTGGAGACTGTTACGAACAAGTCTCTCAATCAACACTTCTGACAACGACTATGAACTACCAGAAGATGTAGTTGCTACGGCAGCCACACCTGCAAATGTGAGTTCACCATTGACTATTTCATGGAATTTGGAAACACCTAACGACTTAGTTTATGCATACCTTCACGTTGCTGAGATCCAGTCCTTAAGGGACAATGATACCAGGGAGTTCAACATCAGCGCAGGTCAAGATGTTAGTTACGGACCTGTTAGCCCTGAGGAATTGCTAGTAGATACACTATTCAACACATCACCTGTGAAATGCAAAGGAGGGACATGCCATTTGCAACTGATAAGAACTCCAAAGTCAACTCTCCCTCCCCTCCTTAATGCTATTGAGGCTTTTACAACAGTTGAGTTGCCGCAGTCCGAAACTAATGCAAATGACG TCGTTGCTATCAAGAGCATAGAAACAAGCTATCAATTAAGTAGGATTAGTTGGCAAGGAGATCCATGTGTTCCTCAACAATTCTTGTGGGATGGTCTTACCTGCGAGTACACCAATATGTCTACACCACCAAGAATCCATTCCTT AGACTTGTCCTCAAGTGAACTAACTGGAATTATAGTTCCTGGGATCCAAAATCTTACGGAGCTTCAAAGATT GGACCtgtcaaataataatttaataggTGGAGTACCTGAATTTCTAGCCAAAATGAAATCATTGTTAGTCAT AAACTTAAGCGGAAACAACCTTAGTGGTTCAGTCCCTCAAGCTCTACTCGATAAAGTGAAAAAGGGATTGAAATTGAA CATTGAAGGAAATCCAAACCTCTGTTCTTCCGGTTCatgcaacaaaaagaaaaatagcatCATGTTACCAGTTGTTGCATCACTTGCTTCTTTGGCTGCTATAATAGCAATGATCgctcttctttttgtttgtattaaaaGACGCCCATCAAGCGGAAAAG GTCCATCATCAAGCCAACAATCAATAgtaacaaaaaagagaagatatacATATGCCGAAGTCCTTGCGATGACAAATAACTTTGAAAGAGTTTTGGGTAAAGGAGGGTTTGGGATGGTCTACCATGGTTATATAAATGGTACAGAAGAAGTAGCGGTTAAGCTACTCTCTCCATCATCAGCTCAAGGCTATAAAGAGTTCAAAacagag GGAGAACTTCTTCTAAGGGTTTACCACACAAATCTGGTAAGTCTTGTTGGATACTGCGATGAAAAAGATCGCTTGGCCCTCATCTACCAGTACATGGCCAATGGCGATTTGAAACAACATTTGTCAG GTAGCTCCATAATTAGCTGGGTTGATAGACTAAACATAGCAGTTGATGCCGCACTag GATTGGAATACTTACATATTGGCTGCAAACCGCTGATAGTTCATAGAGATGTAAAAAGTTCTAACATACTATTGGACGATCAATTACATGCCAAGCTTGCAGACTTTGGGCTATCAAGATCTTTTCCGGTTGGAGATGAAAGTCATGTGTCTACACGTGTTGCCGGAACATTTGGATACCTTGATCATGA ATATTACCAAACAAATAGGTTGTCTGAGAAGAGTGATGTCTACGCTTTTGGCGTTGTATTATTAGAAATCATCACAAACAAACCAGTGATCGATCAAACCCGCGACATGCCTCACATTGCAGAATGGGCGAAATTTATGCTCACTAGAGGAGACCTTAGCAATATTGTGGATCCTAAACTTCAAGGGGTTTATGACTCTGGTTCTGCATGGAAAGCTCTTGAATTAGCAATGACATGCATCAACTCTTCTTCCCGAGAAAGACCCAACATGTCTCATGTAGTTCATGAACTAAAGGATTGTGTGGTATCTGAAAACAAGAGGACAAGAGACATAGACACAGTGAGATCCATCGACATTAACTTAAGCTTCAGTACTGATATGAACCCTAAGGCACGTTAA